In Syntrophorhabdales bacterium, the DNA window GCAGCTCGCCGCAGAGACCGCCTTCTTTCGTGGGGAATACGAGGATGCACTCAAGCTTGCGCGTTCTGCACTGCAGATTGCAGGGGAGGAGAGCAGGATAAAAGGTTTTGCGCTCCTCGTCGAGTCTACGCTCGGGATAATAAAATCATATAAACGATACGAAACAGCCCATTTCGTGATCAGCCTTGACGAGAAGCAGGACGGAATTCTCCTTCAGTACCTGACAGATACGCTGGAGAGAACCTACCAGCTCATCGGAGACCGTTATGGTTTTCGACCCCGGGAAAAGGTAAGGGTCGAGCTCTTCGCTGACACAAAGGCCTTCTACTACGCTTCCACTCTATCTGCACGTGATATCGAAGTGGCCGGAGCGGTCGGCCTGTGCAAGTTTAACAAACTGATGTTTCTTTCCCCGAGAGCGCTGGTCCATGGCTATCGTTGGCTGGACGCTATAAGCCACGAGTATATGCATTACATGATCACCAAGCTTACTGCAAACAAGGCGCCGATCTGGTTCCATGAAGGGTTGGCGGAGCACGAAGAAACACTCTGGAGAGACGAGCCTGCTCAGATTTCTTCTGTTCACCAGACACTGCTTGCGCGGGCGTTGGCGGACGGCAGGCTGATCAGCTTTGCACGAATGGATCCCGGTCTCGTAAAGCTCGAAACCCCCGAAGACGTGCAACTGGCCTACGCGGAGTCGGAATCTGCCATAGATTTTATCATCGAGAAGCACGGTCATGCGGCTCTCAAGGAAATCATGACAGAAATGACAAGGACCGACGAGAAGGGTACCGGCAGTGCGATCAAAAACGTCACCGGCTTGAATTTTGAAGAGTTTGAAGCAAAGTGGAAAGAGTTTCTGGCATCAAAGAAGTTTAAGGAAGTGGAAGGTATCGGGGTCCATCGTTACAGGCTCAAGGAGGGGCTAACGGATGACGATCGGATGGAAATGCGCGAGATAAAATCGATGATAGCGAGGAATCGGGCGCACCTGGGAGACCTGCTTCAGGAGAAGGGCAGACTGGATGCGGCTGTCGTTGAATACCGGCGGGCCTTGAAAGAGAGCCGAGACTCGGTACCGGTGCTGAATCGGCTGTCTGAGGCGCTCATCAAGATGGAGAAGCTCGATGACGCGCTGGAGCATCTCGGGCGTGCGAGGCAACTTGCCCCTGACCATCCCAACACGTACGCGAGCCTCGGCAAGATATACCTCAAGCGCAACAATGCAAAGAAAGCACAAGAGGCACTCGACAATGTGATCCAGATAAACCCGTTCATTCCTGATGCTCACAGGGATCTGGCGGTAGCATACGAGATGCTGGGTAGAAACGAATCTGCCCGGTCGGAGAGAGAAATCTTTGACAGGCTGAACAAATAGAAACCCGCGGAGGACAGGCTCGATGGAGATGGCGAAGGAACCGTTGGCATCAGAAGACGATATCGCGAAGGTCGAGGAGATGCGGGCAATCAAGTTGCGGATCACATCAGAGATCAGGAAAATGATCGTTGGTCAGGAAGAAGTCATCGAGGAGATACTGATCGCGCTCTTCTGCCGCGGCCATTCGCTTCTGGTAGGCGTGCCTGGTCTCGCAAAAACCCTCCTCATCTCCACGCTGGCCGGCATCATGGAGTTACAGTTCAACCGTGTTCAGTTCACTCCCGACCTGATGCCTTCGGACATCACCGGTACGGACATACTGGAAGAGGAAGCCGTGAGCAAGAGACGTTCCTTCCGGTTCCTTAAAGGACCGCTCTTCACCAATATCCTGCTTGCAGACGAAATAAACAGAACACCCCCAAAGACACAGGCTGCCTTGCTCCAGGCCATGCAGGAGTATAAGGTCACGGCCGGGGGCGTCACGTATCCCCTTGAGCCACCCTTCTTTGTTCTGGCTACACAGAACCCTATAGAACAGGAGGGCACGTATCCTCTGCCTGAGGCGCAACTAGACCGCTTCATGTTCAACATCAGCATCGATTACCCACCACTGGATCAGGAGATGGAGATCGTGGCTGCGACCACTTCTTCCTACCTGCCGGTACTGGAGAAGGTGATCAACGGGCAAAAGATAATTGAAATGCAGGAACTGGTCCGGCGGGTACCTGTTTCAACGCATGTGATCCGGTATGCCGTAATGCTGGCAAGAGCTTCCCGCCCCGGGGAGCGGGACAGCCTTTCGTTTGTTAAAGAGTGGGTAGAATGGGGCGCGGGTCCAAGGGCATCCCAATATCTGATCCTTGCAGCAAAGGCACGCGCAATCATGAATGACGGCTACGTCGCTTCTGCGGAGGACGTCAGAGCTGTCGCGCCTTCCATATTGAGACACAGGATCATAACGAATTTCAGAGCACAGGCAGAAGGCATCACGTCTCTGCGGGTCGTAGAGCGCCTCCTGGAAGAGGTCAGGCCTTGAATCAGCCGTCGAGCCATTTCGATCCCAAGGTCTTATCCACCCTCAAACATCTCTTTCTCCGGGCACGCTTTGTCGTCGACGGCCTGATGGTAGGGGTGCATCCCTCCAGGGCCAAGGGCTTCAGTTCTGAATTCGAAGGGCACAGGGAGTACGCCCAGGGCGAGGACGTGCGCCACATAGACTGGAAAGCCTATGGTAAGTTTGACCGGTACTTCATCAAGGAGTACCGGGAGACGACCAACGTACGGGCCACTATCGTGGTCGACGCGAGCGCCTCCATGGGATACGCATCTAACGGCTGGAGCAAGTTCGAGTACGGCTCCACCCTTGCGGCATCTCTCGCCTATCTTATGCTCAAACAACAGGATGCGGTAGGGCTCGTGACGTTCTCGGACAAGGCTGACATTGTGTTGCCGCCGAAGGCGACGCAGAACCATCTGTTTGCCATCCTTCAGGCCCTGGAAAGAAAACGTCCGTCCGGAGAGACTGCCGCAGGACCCGTGCTGCAGGACCTCGCCGCATCCCTTTCACGCAAGGGCCTCGTCATACTCATCTCCGATCTGCTGGGCGATAGCGAGGGTGTAGTGCGGGGGCTGAAGCAGTTGCGCTCCAGAGAACACGACGTCATGGTCTTCCACGTACTCGACAGAGACGAGCTGGAATTTCGTTTTGAACAACCGACCATATTCAAAGACCTGGAAGAGGACATAAGACTCCTCGTGGATCCCCATGAGATCAGGTCTGCGTACCTGAAGGCGCTGCAGGCTCTCATAGCCGTCTACAAAGAAGCGTGTGCTGCAAATCTGATCGACTATACCCTGTTCAATACCACCGTTGGCCTTGACCGGGCGCTTGTCAGCTATCTCGCCTGGAGGACCCGGTTCAGGTTCGGCGCGTGAAGGCGCTGGTATGAGTCTTGCCTTTCTCAATCCTCTGCTGCTCTTCGGGCTTGCAGCGGTCATTCTGCCCGTGCTCATACACCGGCTGACACGCCGCAAGGCCCTGCGCAGGAATTTTTCCGCTGTGCGCCTTCTTCTCCATTCCCGAAATCTCATAGCTAGACCCCAGCGACTGAAACATCTCCTGTTGCTCGCACTCAGAATCACGGCAGTGGCATCATTGGTTCTCATGGCGGCGAGGCCAATGCTCGTGCGTCCCGGCATCCTTGCCGTAAGCGAAGAAGGAACCAGAGTGCTTATCCTCGATAACTCTGCAAGCATGGGCTACAGTGACTCTGACGGGCAGCGTTACCAACGGGCCAAAGAAGCAGCTCAGGCGATTATCAAGAATCTTCGGCCCACTTCCAACATATTCATCATGCCTACGGTGATACCCAGCCAGAGACTCGGTAATGCACCTGATACCAAGTTGCATTCAGGCGGAGACCAAGGCGGCAGCGAGGAGCCGACGCAGGCGTACTCAGAAGTACGTCGAGAAGAGCGACGCAGCGATAGCGCAGCATCCTGTAAGGGCAACGAAGGTATACGCATGAAGGCAGCTTGGTATGGGTGGATGACAAAGGAGGCGGCTGCACAGTATGTGGCCTCGCTACCGCTCTCATCCGCAAAAGGCGAACCGGGAAGCGCTCTGTCAGGTGCTCTTCAGAAGCTAAAAAGAGTCAGAGGCAGTAAAGAGATCATTATCATAAGCGACACGGCAAAGAGCGACTGGCAAAGATTCAATCTCGCCGGGATCGGTACAATCCCTGCCGATGTGCACCTCACCTTTCTGAGGGTCGGCGGAAAAGCGCGAGATGGCAACGTTGCTGTTAAAGAGGTCCGGCTGAAGGAAGGGGACCTCGTCGCAGGAACTCCAATACGCCTTGAAGCCATCATAGCCAATCTGTCCGATCAGCCTACATCCACCGTGGTCCAGCTCACCATGGGAAACACCAGGATCGGCCAGACTGTTCTGCAGTTCACAGGCAAGGAGGAGCGCAGCGCATACTATGACGTTCGTCTCGATCGGCCGGGCTCACTGCAAGGACAGGTGAGACTCTCTCCTGATAAGTTGCCTTCTGATGATCACGTTGATTTTGCCTTGAATGTTCGCGAGAAGATCAAGGTACTCGTCGTGGATGGCGATCCGAGGGGTTCGATGAGAAACAGTGAGAGCTATTATGTCAGCCTGGCGCTGCAGCCTCGAAACGCCGAGCTTTCTCCCTTTCAGCCAAGGGTTGTTTCTGAAAAGGAATATGGCGACATCGATCCAAAAACTTACGAAGCATTGTTCCTGCTTAATGTGGCGAAGCCACAGCCGTCAAGAATGGCAGCGCTTGCGGAACAGGGGAAGCACGTATTTATCTTCCTCGGCGATCGGGTACTGCCGGAAGCGTATAACAGCCTGCCGCTTTTCCCGTGGAGGCTGGGG includes these proteins:
- a CDS encoding tetratricopeptide repeat protein, giving the protein MSELVQVHRYTFVALTGCCSIAASLSSTYPKVRLPQLLAAASVYLRIPTSSLSQKFLSCARNSRIGTCALLIALTLVASVFQLAAAEQEGAPQTSLAPELKPIAEELERWDAEAAWAGLKPLIAQQSTNVEVLQLAAETAFFRGEYEDALKLARSALQIAGEESRIKGFALLVESTLGIIKSYKRYETAHFVISLDEKQDGILLQYLTDTLERTYQLIGDRYGFRPREKVRVELFADTKAFYYASTLSARDIEVAGAVGLCKFNKLMFLSPRALVHGYRWLDAISHEYMHYMITKLTANKAPIWFHEGLAEHEETLWRDEPAQISSVHQTLLARALADGRLISFARMDPGLVKLETPEDVQLAYAESESAIDFIIEKHGHAALKEIMTEMTRTDEKGTGSAIKNVTGLNFEEFEAKWKEFLASKKFKEVEGIGVHRYRLKEGLTDDDRMEMREIKSMIARNRAHLGDLLQEKGRLDAAVVEYRRALKESRDSVPVLNRLSEALIKMEKLDDALEHLGRARQLAPDHPNTYASLGKIYLKRNNAKKAQEALDNVIQINPFIPDAHRDLAVAYEMLGRNESARSEREIFDRLNK
- a CDS encoding MoxR family ATPase, whose translation is MEMAKEPLASEDDIAKVEEMRAIKLRITSEIRKMIVGQEEVIEEILIALFCRGHSLLVGVPGLAKTLLISTLAGIMELQFNRVQFTPDLMPSDITGTDILEEEAVSKRRSFRFLKGPLFTNILLADEINRTPPKTQAALLQAMQEYKVTAGGVTYPLEPPFFVLATQNPIEQEGTYPLPEAQLDRFMFNISIDYPPLDQEMEIVAATTSSYLPVLEKVINGQKIIEMQELVRRVPVSTHVIRYAVMLARASRPGERDSLSFVKEWVEWGAGPRASQYLILAAKARAIMNDGYVASAEDVRAVAPSILRHRIITNFRAQAEGITSLRVVERLLEEVRP
- a CDS encoding DUF58 domain-containing protein, with product MNQPSSHFDPKVLSTLKHLFLRARFVVDGLMVGVHPSRAKGFSSEFEGHREYAQGEDVRHIDWKAYGKFDRYFIKEYRETTNVRATIVVDASASMGYASNGWSKFEYGSTLAASLAYLMLKQQDAVGLVTFSDKADIVLPPKATQNHLFAILQALERKRPSGETAAGPVLQDLAASLSRKGLVILISDLLGDSEGVVRGLKQLRSREHDVMVFHVLDRDELEFRFEQPTIFKDLEEDIRLLVDPHEIRSAYLKALQALIAVYKEACAANLIDYTLFNTTVGLDRALVSYLAWRTRFRFGA
- a CDS encoding BatA and WFA domain-containing protein, which gives rise to MSLAFLNPLLLFGLAAVILPVLIHRLTRRKALRRNFSAVRLLLHSRNLIARPQRLKHLLLLALRITAVASLVLMAARPMLVRPGILAVSEEGTRVLILDNSASMGYSDSDGQRYQRAKEAAQAIIKNLRPTSNIFIMPTVIPSQRLGNAPDTKLHSGGDQGGSEEPTQAYSEVRREERRSDSAASCKGNEGIRMKAAWYGWMTKEAAAQYVASLPLSSAKGEPGSALSGALQKLKRVRGSKEIIIISDTAKSDWQRFNLAGIGTIPADVHLTFLRVGGKARDGNVAVKEVRLKEGDLVAGTPIRLEAIIANLSDQPTSTVVQLTMGNTRIGQTVLQFTGKEERSAYYDVRLDRPGSLQGQVRLSPDKLPSDDHVDFALNVREKIKVLVVDGDPRGSMRNSESYYVSLALQPRNAELSPFQPRVVSEKEYGDIDPKTYEALFLLNVAKPQPSRMAALAEQGKHVFIFLGDRVLPEAYNSLPLFPWRLGEIRETDAQRPQHVTRIDDNDEALGQFSQGGKQSLEGAAIRKYFKIVAAPAKGLLTLENQDSLLLKSSFGKGKIFLYASSADADWNDLPLKAAYVSLIQGLVKEAAGLTRNGHPAYTSVGEPAIPSEESDLVKLSDDDVRTQFPGMQVQLKEYSKGPSDRLGAGSRELWVYLLGFLMLAIAIETGLANRL